A genomic stretch from Labeo rohita strain BAU-BD-2019 unplaced genomic scaffold, IGBB_LRoh.1.0 scaffold_46, whole genome shotgun sequence includes:
- the LOC127160801 gene encoding uncharacterized protein LOC127160801, whose translation MSSDYQRKWRRRRARVDALAEKDSSSESEGTVEPALVGEENPVMEDPTLDELHAVAGCSSSIVTAAENMSSVDEEYHYDISSSDTECEQLDETSQPIVETPSLHNDLASWATATNQTHKAINDLLHVLRCHGHTLPKVARTLLDTPQGVPIENKCNRQYIYYGIKRYLLEHLAKETLPGQVALSFNVDGVPLFKSSKMCFWPIPGQIQNRQPFIVALYYGSSKLSSVEDFLHDFLEELQQLIQNGVSCQNLIHTVTLKAIICDAQARSFLKCIKSHNSLHGCERCVAVAQKIEGRVVYLTKGPSEERRDDVFSHAGYPDHQKQISPLTKAGILCVKQFPLDYMHLLCLGAMKRMLIYLWRGPVTCRLSKAQREQVERNISQLKGALPAEFTRQPRSMEELDRWKATELRQFMLYTGPVVLKDVLPEDQYHHFLCLSVGMNILLEEADGKRESYLGYAHNILEHFVDNSVGFYGPTFPTYNIHSIKHLSDDATNFCSSLNHISCFPFENHLQVIKKTGEKWQTTSSASHEKTC comes from the coding sequence ATGTCCTCTGACTATCAAAGAAAGTGGAGACGTCGAAGGGCAAGAGTTGATGCCTTAGCGGAAAAGGACAGCAGCTCAGAATCCGAGGGGACAGTGGAGCCTGCCTTGGTGGGGGAGGAGAACCCCGTCATGGAGGACCCAACACTTGACGAATTACATGCTGTGGCGGGCTGTAGTTCTTCCATTGTCACAGCCGCAGAGAACATGAGCAGTGTTGATGAAGAATACCATTATGACATCAGTTCTTCAGATACGGAGTGTGAACAGTTGGATGAGACTTCACAGCCCATTGTTGAAACACCATCTCTTCACAATGACTTGGCTAGTTGGGCTACTGCAACAAATCAGACACACAAGGCAATAAATGATCTTCTTCATGTGCTCAGATGTCATGGCCATACCCTTCCCAAAGTTGCTAGAACCCTTCTAGATACTCCACAAGGAGTGccaattgaaaataaatgcaatagGCAATACATTTACTATGGCATTAAACGTTACCTTCTTGAACATTTAGCGAAAGAGACACTACCAGGACAAGTTGCACTTTCCTTTAATGTAGATGGCGTTCCATTATTTAAAAGTAGTAAAATGTGCTTTTGGCCCATTCCTGGCCAAATTCAAAACAGACAGCCATTCATTGTAGCACTGTATTATGGATCCAGCAAGCTTAGCTCTGTTGAAGACTTCTTACACGATTTCTTGGAGGAGTTGCAACAACTTATCCAAAATGGTGTTTCCTGCCAGAATTTGATTCACACAGTTACACTGAAGGCCATCATCTGTGATGCACAAGCCAGGTCATTTctcaaatgtattaaaagtcaCAATAGTCTGCATGGATGTGAGCGATGTGTTGCAGTAGCACAAAAGATCGAGGGAAGGGTAGTTTACTTGACAAAGGGGCCTTCTGAAGAAAGAAGAGATGATGTGTTCAGCCATGCTGGATACCCTGACCATCAAAAACAGATATCACCTCTTACTAAAGCTGGTATTTTGTGTGTTAAGCAGTTCCCCCTAGACTACATGCATCTGTTATGTCTTGGAGCCATGAAAAGGATGCTGATCTACTTGTGGCGTGGGCCAGTCACATGCAGATTGAGTAAGGCTCAGAGAGAGCAAGTAGAAAGGAACATAAGTCAACTGAAGGGAGCTTTGCCTGCAGAGTTTACAAGGCAGCCAAGAAGTATGGAAGAATTAGACAGGTGGAAAGCTACAGAGCTTCGTCAGTTCATGCTCTACACAGGACCAGTAGTCTTAAAGGATGTGCTTCCTGAAGACCAGTATCATCACTTTCTTTGTCTTAGTGTTGGTATGAACATTCTTTTGGAGGAAGCGGATGGGAAGAGAGAGTCCTATCTAGGTTACGCACACAACATTCTGGAGCACTTTGTGGATAACTCTGTGGGTTTTTATGGGCCCACCTTTCCAACATATAACATTCATTCCATCAAACACTTGTCAGATGATGCTACAAACTTCTGCAGCTCTTTGAAccatatttcatgttttccatTCGAGAACCACTTACAGGTCATCAAAAAAACTGGTGAGAAGTGGCAAACAACCTCTAGTGCAAGTCACGAAAAGACTTGCTGA